The genomic DNA TTATCGTTACtctgcatacagtacaggccaatagtttggacacaccttctcattcaatgcgtttcctttttattttcatgactatttacattgtagactctcactgaaggcatcaaaactatgaatgaacacatatggaattatgtacttaacaaaaaagtgtgaaataacggtcttatattttagattcttcaaagtagccaccctttgcttttttattaataagggaaaaaattccactaattaaccctgacaaagcacacctgttaagtgaaaaccatttcaggtgactacctcatgaagctcattgagagaacaccaagggtttgcagcgctatcaaaaaaagcaaagggtgactactttgaagaatctaaaatataagacatgttttcagttatttcacacttttttgttaagtacataattccatatgtgttcattcatagttttgatgccttcagtgagaatctacaatgtaaatagtcatgaaaataaagatacatgttgaatgagaaggtgtgtccaaacttttggcctgtactgtagcttGTGAGACTTGCTCCAGAAATGTGTTGGTGTTATAGCCATTGCTTGAGTTCAACATTGTTTGGATAGGAACATCTACAGCCGGACCCCTTAACTCAACATTTAAAACACTGTCCTGCGTTGCATTGTCCAAAGCCCTCTCTATTAAACCTGTTAGGGTGCTATACACCCGTTCAGGCACACTACCAATATCAGTTAAATCAATATTTCGCAGATCGACATCTTGACGAAATTCAGCAGCATTAAAAAGGGGGATCTGTCTGGATGCTATTTCAGATGTTACCTTAGAAACTCTCCACGCCCCACACTGCACACCCCCCTGAGGATTTTCTGGGGGTGATGGTGGTGCCCGATAAGTGCTTGTGGACGGTTGTGGACCAGACTGATCATCTGTACAGGATCGTTTTGATGGCTGAACACTCGGAAAACATGCAGGTCTCTTATTACCCTGATCTATACCTGATGGTGCGGTATTTGGTCAATGTGTAGCACCGGTATTGGACTGTGTATTGTCGGGATATAcaattgaccgttcgcaaaagccacgccccctagttattgttactacgcccatcaaacaattgagaaccagacatatagccatggctatatatatatatatatatatatatatatatatatatatgaatttaAACATTGGccaagttgctaaacgcatcttgttgtcatgtaagggccctgttcatgttgcacattttaattgcattttgtgtctgttaaggcgagacactacaggtgaatagggtaaaattttaaaataatagatatcaccatgaaacttcctcagttgattacttacataagtatataaaagaaatgtattacaagtttttgaaatgtgtatgtttaattatgcaaattaggcattatctcattaaatatgcgcgattttgcatatattttcGGTAGATAGATCTGAACGTATGATAAAGCCaggtgcaaaattattttttcattttgtttacacacaagatgaaaacaaaattacagagGGATTTCAGGATATCTGCTTTCATTACCTAGGAAATCCAAATATACTGTCCATGGCCTTAAAAAATCGATCTTCGCCACATTTTTTTGCttaaaatgtcacataaatCAGGCCAGGAATGATTTATTAACAAATCCCTCTGTAAATATCTTCAGAATCCTACTAAGTGTATaactggaaagtttggtgtaCATAGGTGCTACATAGGCTGAGATGTTtatactgaaaaatgacaaaaactcaTTTTGAGAGAAAACggcatttaaagatttaaataggggaatttaatacatttctatTGGAAAAATTgctcaaaaacagaataaatgctCAGGCCCTTAGTAATAACAATATAGAATATTTCAAGCCCATGAAAATTGATTACTTAATAAAATGGCAGGCATATAAGGCCTACAAGTGCAGTAACTCATTGAATTAACATTGGCGTATCATGCACAAAGTTGCAGACAAAACCCACGCTAGACAGTTGTATGGACACAGAACAAGACCAACAGTAGATGTCACAGCTTTCTAAAGTCTAATTGTCCATTCCAGCACCATATGTAGGCTAGTTTAGCTATGCTTAGACTCTTGAGCCTATGTTTTACACTGGCAGTTGTGACAGTCCCAGCTTTCGAGATCCTGAGCATATTAGTTTCTCTCATTGAATTGACCGTCACAACTGTGCTGTGAAGCCACAACTTCTCCATAACAGaaagcatggcagaggcaccttCATTGAAGATGGAGATGGCCATATTGCTGCTGCCTCAAGCTTACTTTCCCCACAAAatagtcccctcagtcagctgatggtgaagctaactaaccaggctCCCATCAGCACTGGTTCATAACAACAGAACCAAactaattatgaatcattcaaaagaccaatatttagaacattggagaaagcaaacaaagtagactaaattgttatttgaccaccaactaggtcagacagacaggtcagtgagagagacaggctcagtgaccaccagctGGGTCAAACAGAGatactcttcctcctccactgggaaaaactatcttcactaagagaattacaccttggaaaaatagccaaaaaaataaaacttcccaaagttaccaccagaaaagaagctggtagttctcctaggagaggggacagcagctccactgacagctaaatgtggatctgcctgccacagcctgagggactcacaaccactttaggatcccaaaattacagatttgtttagtagcctattatatagtaattatattatacaaccattttaactgttgtgtaatgtaattgttttgtaatatagtgtgttgtatcgcgatcagtacagtgtagttagtatatatgtgacatatatgacatgtaggctatatgactttctgtaaactgctttgagagagagagggtctgattacctccgctgtcccaaaaactcctgttttctgaacgacaGTTGACACATCGGCATTACTATGTGaaggcatttcatcatctgctgtcgTAGTGTGTAATCTCCTGTGTCTTCTTGCTAAtaacaactgttttcgtcttctctgaGGTGATTTTCGACCATTTTCGACGCATTTCTTTCGACATTGCACGGCTAACCGCGGAAATGTCAGGAGCGTCCACGTGACGATTCTGAAcgaatcacgttgtcagaaattggcatcagccaatgagattgcgcattttgagttaaatccccccttttactttcacgattggttgctgattaaaaggaaatgaccatatttggatccgacagcattgtagaggagagagagagctttccaacggtatatgaGATGACAGGGTGCAACACAAATAgccaaaaatctcaaaattgaccagtgaaaaaaaaacgatgtttttgcctgccgtgtctcgccttaagaggcacaaaggcactctctatcttatgcccccaaaactgccattttagctgagtgggagcttagctttagcagctccgtgttgctagcaccgattcggctcgtcttttttgctatcgacagtactcctaTACATATAGcggtcaagattaacgtaaaaattgcccggagttctcgtTTAATCAGTGTTCAAAAAGGACAACGTTGAGGTTGTTTGGGGTACGTTTGTACCATAGGCGCATCGTTTCACGATCTTGCTGAAATCGCAATGTTTGACGGGGGTCCTTCTccttagttacagttgctgagctAGGATTAGACGAGGACCGTTCGAGGGCGGGgttttgcgaacggtcaattgAAGGACCATTATTTGACAGCTGTTCTGGGACAGGACTATCTGATTCTTGTGTTGTTTTCTCACTGTCGCTTTCACCATCACTATGAACCCCTGGACAGGCACATTTTGACCCACAAAAAATTCTGACGGTGTATTGTTAGGTGCTACGGATAATGGAGAGGAATTTTGCGGTTGTGTAGCGACAAAATTGGACTGCATAGTGTTGGGATATACAATTGAAGGACCATTATTTGACGGCTGTTCTGGGACAGGACTATCTGATTCTTGGGTTGTTTTCTCACTGTCACTTTCACTATCGCTATCACTGCATAGAGGCATCCAGGCTTCAAATATTTGTCTTTTTCGCACACAATCGTACAAAATCCTGAGTATTACTTACTGAGTGTGTGTAATCGGCCTCACATGGCCAGTCTAGTTCTTcatcactactactactactactactactaacgtcacacacacctaacggTTCAGCTTTTGTTTTTTGATGGGGGAGCCATTTTGCAAATAATGTgacactttaatatattttgcacAACCTATAACCTGATTTAATGCTTGTTTTCCTTGCGCTTTGTCATTGTCTTTTTAAGACAACACAGGGACAAACCTGTGACCATATCAACCAAATGTGTGTTAGCTCTGGCCTGATTGGCCAGAGTTGTGCCAAATCCTGTGACCAAACCAGTCAATTCTGTGTTAGCTGTTTGCAAGACATCTAATTTATTCATAAgatcattgttttgttttcgtAATTCGGCTAATTtggtttgtatttgtttataatgGACATCTGACGCAGGTTGTTGAGGTGTAGTCCTGTCACAATATTCAAAAAGCTCTTCGCCCTGAAGCACTGTGATCTGATCAGGACCTCCTAGTGCACCACAGTGTTCCAAAAGATTGTTAGTAATATAACTAGGTGCTGCTTGATTATCAAGGAATGGAGCGTTAACCTCTAATATATTTACAGGATTGGTTACTGAGGTATTACCTATGTTACACTGTTTATCTGACAGTTCCAGCGTGGTTGAATGAATCGCTTTGTCTAGGTATGTCAGAGGTGTGTGGTATACAGCTGACATAATCGGAGCCTTCCTCACCGCTACAGATACAGTTAAAGAGGTATTCACCTACATTATATCCAGGTGCCTCCTGCAAAGCTCCCCGATTCGGTTGGTGGGATGTAAGCGATGTTTCCGATAGTCCTGTGTGTTCAGATGCCTTCCGCAAAGCGTCCCTATTTGGTTGGTGGGATGTAGGCACTGTCTCTGTTAGTTCTgtgtcttcagacccttctccTGCTTCTACGGCAAGGATTGTCTAGGAGATAATAACATATTTTTGGTTaaataaagacacacatacacacacacacacacacacacacacacacacacacacacacaccttgtcaGATGTCTTTTGTAAAGGGTTAGCCTTTTGTCCCCTCTCAATGGAGACACCTGGTGGGTTGTATGGCGTTGGGGTACTATGTGTGAAATCACGCTTAGACGACGACAAATGCAACGACACCAAGTCTGCTACAGCCTTTAGTtgctaaaacaaaggaaaatcctttttaacaatatatacattatattagaaaaaagtttttataacactatgtaaatatattctgttagatacaaagggtttctcacctctgcagcTGTGTTAGGATCATCAGATACAGTGTCCGGGGAAGGTGAGACTGGAACAAAGGCTGAGGGGGGCCTTTTGGGCGGGAAATCTTCTTGGTACGGCTTCACAGTCGTAAACACAGCATtacataatgaaaaaaaaacctttttaaacaccccctttattttactttttttgtttcaacTCACCTCAATAGATATCTTCTTATGCTTAAGTCTGCGATCCTTCTTAGGGGTAGCAGCTTTCGCTGAGAGGATTAGAGAAGCACATGGCCTTTTATCAAGGTTGATTTCAGCCGCATGGTCTAGCAAGTAGCCATTTCCATTCTGGATCCTTTGTTCAGGGGCTGATTGTCTAGACACAGAATATATTAGATGACTAAAAACACAGGgataaattaaagctgcgagcagcgatggacaggccctcgcgcctctgcgcacgtcggggttaccggcggacgccgctccttgcgaccgtgcattcgcgcggcactcggacgccgcaaatcgtcaccaattaaaagggaactccccgccgagttcaacgatacctcacacaagactctacgtcatacggttcattagctgtgaaaaggggcgtggctaaagcatagggggcgggtcaaaccatcaccaattaaaaaggaagtctctgctgagttcattggcagatttcctgtggccaggggggggcgctatgaccaaaagtcaattttggccagtaggtgtcctcaggcccggacccttgtccatcgtgacaaatttcgggcagatacgacaatgtacactcaagttacaacaacttctttggtcatcgctaaacactcaaaatggccgccacgccacgcccacaccgtctgacgaaaagtttttcttttaataacttttcatcgttaaggtgttgggatggtacagaccaagtttgaagtccatcggatgaaatctctaggaggagttcgttaaagtatagcaccttgacttttaatcgcactaatttcgaactttgaaatcaaaatggcggacttcctgttgggtttagggtatggctctaatgaagttttttgtacatcttgacatgttacatatgtgtaccaagtttcgtgagtctacgttaaacgcattgcaggggctcaattttcttaactttctagggggcgctagcgagccatttttgtgcgcctattcccgaaacccttaaaatacgtaaattttcaccagacttgatgcaaccgccaaatttggtgagtttttgaatatgttaaggcccTCAAAAAGCCCATTCATTTGacggaagaaagaaagaatagaaagaaagattaattccttcagtttcaatagggccttcgccgctgtcggcgctcgggccctaaaattaataattccttcagtttcaatagggccttcgccgctgtcggcgctcgggccctaataattccttcagtttcaatagggccttcgccgctgtcggcgctcgggccctaataattccttcagtttcaatagggccttcgccgctgtcggcgctcgggccctaataattccttcagtttcaatagggccttcgccgctgtcgacgctcgggccctaattaaatagtaataaatattaCATCCTGAAAGAGATAAATAGAAACCCTAAATACCGGTTTTCTTATTCCTTATTAGAAGGGCAGATTGGTTTATGTTCTGGCGTGTTGGGGCCTGTAGGATTGGGCTACACAGCTCtttttaaagacagaaaaacaaatgcatGAAAGCTCAGCACAAAATCAAGTAATGCTGTAGTGCATAGGTCACTTACAGGCGGACCGCGGTCCGGATCCGGACCTAGAAGCCGTCCCATCCGGACCCGGACCAAAacaaaagattatgaattaaaACCTGACGGGCGCTTCTATTTTAATATGTGCAACTTTTGTATTCTTTACGGTAGCGGTTTAGTGGATGAGGAAACGCACAGACCAATTGCATGTGAGTTAAGCCATCCCATGTGATACCACTCAGCCAATGAAGTCTTCGCATTCCGGGGGGTAAACATTGGGACTCTACAGTGCAGACAGATGAGAGAGTTAGAGGCAAGTTACACAGGAAAAGAAAGTTGGATTAAAAAGATAGCGATACATGTAGAAAACAAAAGGGAGTGAAAACAGACGAATGGGACGGAGAAAGGGAGAGGTACAGACGAGTGTGCCGGAGAAAGTTGAGGAAAATACGAGTGAGACGGATAAAGGGAGTGAAACAGACGAATGAGACGGAGAAAGGGAGCAAAACAGACGAATGAGACGGAGAAAGGGAGCAAAACAGACGAGTGAGACGGAGAAAGGGAGAGATAGACGAGTCAGCCGTTTATGAAATGTTAAAAAGTCGTAATTATACATCAGCCGTCTGCTCTGATCTCAgccactctctctcttccctctgaggctgaataagtggaacatgaaaaccgggggtcccgtgaaatatgacagctacagtttatcggaAAATAGCGTCGGGCaccctgactttgatgaattgactgtttatcagaccccagatgagacaagaagccaACATTAGCGAACTCTGCGGTGactgtccctctgcctctgacgtCCGGCTGCAAGAGACGCTGtagacacgctgtattaacgttactgtttaaaacgttttccaggttagtggggatgcatagTCTACCGAtccaaaccaacattaaaaccgtagtaatcttcccccagcgtttagttttgttgctaaactgtgtgtaaaatgagtggtgATGTTAAATCATCTGTGTgatgtttatgttttcaggtaacgttactgttgacgttcaaacagtcctgcgtgtgtgttttgagaaatatctttatactgcaagactatatttattatattaagttGGATATTAGAtgtaaaaagaaggaaatggttctaacattgtaatttagatgtgtgtgaatttcccacaccaggagtaatttagttctattttatagtgatccattatctgttcaaaaaatgttttatgttctgtgcaaaatgttctattaaagaaaagacagaaaataaatatttgtgtgtgctgtaaagtggttggaaaaaattaaatcggaatcggttAAAATCGGTATtagctggcctaactcaaagaaaatcggaaattggcctagaaagttgtaatcggtgcatctctattatTTTCTCTTATTTTCAGGGCTTAAAGTATTCCGGCACCGTGCCGGATCTCCGGCGTGCGgccatgagaaaagaaaaaaaaacttgcatgcAGTTTAATATTTGAGTCAATTGATTTCACATACCAATCATATAAGAGGAACGCAGCTCTAACTAACACAGAGTTGAAAGTAATCAGGCCTGGTGTCGGATTTCTGGCATatgaatattttagaaaaataaataaattaaaaagtccacatgggatttgttttgatgcgctggatttaaccaatcatcgaacttccacctaccaatgaaacgagttctagccaatcagatgcaaagtacggcgggtctttgccgaaaagCGAGAGTGCtgtgtggtctccgtggtaacgcggctaaaaaaatggatgcaaagtttatcaaacctggagcatgtagatacaggcagctttagttgagaaagtagttaaaacaaatggcgctgggcatgaatagaggacaagatGAAAAGGATGGAGACAGGAAGCTGTTATTACCACTTGGTGCCTCAAACtgagggagccgggtgcttctgcagcgcatgttgaaGGATACCGGACGGCAGCAGTGGTAAGACAGGGCtggctagtcattagatgctagtcacaaagcttcggtccgtgcactctgtcatacgagtacgttaccggcaacggcGGCTACCGTTAagactgttcctttactgaccgaccgtgatactgtagctatctgaagcccaaactgccttgacgaagctgtctgtttggaatcagcatggcaggtatttacatcccagagtttagacgtctagctatatgaaaagataaacaatgcaacgttttaaataaatgtaaataaagcagctaatatcaacatggacaaaatcatgaatgtactaattcacttttttgatgatgacctggccaaagtagtacattttagttttcacaatgattcattttaggattatgatattattgcaatatgtaaagccacattgactctttatttaacatatggttggaagaagtaaaaattgatccaaaactttttagttttcataaattattacttttattattgtgtaatgtcagaaggactttaactgttttgccagtcaaattaacttgatgagtgcatattgaaatattacattgttggttggcaaaaaatgcatctcaaaatgcatcagattgatgttTTAACATatgtaatatttaaaattttcttcccggaccccctagaggggtaacatccttctcacctttttcacccctgacccgttttcatgcctgagttatttaaacataacggcttTGTCCAAGAGTTTATGAAAAGCTAAACAATGCAAAGTTGTGATTGTGATGTGTAGCTAATGTAAGGACTTTACCCCTTCCAAAAAGTTTCAGGCTCAGGATTTGTTTTCACTTTAAGCCCTGTATTTTGAAATGCAGCcctagttttatttagttaatGAGAGAACAATataccgtaaaacttcaaataatagcccgGGCTTCTATTTACCCAAATCGACGAAATGCACCGGCTTGTATTTGAGACAGGCATCTATAAGAGacaggcctttaattgacaataGGAGGTTACCAcattatattaatttttttttaattcgtaTTATTCGTAAATCTCTCCTCATCCCTGCCGTCACTCACTGTTGCATACACTTCTTTTGCCTTGGCCCTGATAATTTTACGTGAGACTCTGAGATGCTTTGCCCGCATGCTGTGGATCCACTCACACACGCTCACCTCCAGCTCTTCACTGACCTTCTTCCTTCCTCCACCTCGCAGTCTGGCCCTTTTGTCGTCTTCCTCGGACAGACGTTGCAGTTCTGCTTTATGTTTACGCCATTCTCGCACTCTCTTAAGATCAATCGAGAAATGTCTTGCCGCTGCTTCTCCCGAATTTTGTTCGGCAAACTTGACAACTgttaaatgtcaaatcatacttttttctttttgtctccttGGTGGTATTGAGAGAATtaagaaaaactgaagactAAAAGAAAGTTCGTTAACTTGTTTGTTACCGTATGTTGCCATAGTGATGAGTCGTTTATGAACGGTTGGGTCTGTCACGtgaaataaaatcaaaacataGAACAAACGATCTGACGGGTTTTAAAAGATCAAATACAACCCgacacgcaaaaaaaaaaaaacagaccaggCCTCTATTTGAGACCGGCCTTTATTTACCCAAATCTGTTGTCACACCAGGCGTTTAAAAGAGACAGGCGTCTATTTGGGACtcggctattatttgaagttttacggtacatatatacagtcatacATATATGTTCAGTTCTATGTTAGGTGACAATAGATATTGTCAAACAAGTTTTTGAATTGTACTGAATTAATTTGATTGTCAGTTATTGATTACATTCAGATGTTGATACAACTACTAGGCTActttaatatatataacactAAATTCTTAGACATTATGATCTTCCGGACCTTTGCTTCAAAACATTTTCTCTAActggacctttttaaaatgtagttGAATACCCCTGCTGTagtgtataatatattttataggTTTTTACCTTGTGGGTTAATTGTCTCATCAGCTACCACAGCAACATTGTACCAGCTCTTTGTAGAATTACCTAATGATGCAAACTACATAAGCATAGTATATgcaaaaaaacgtttttaatTCACAAATGATATCTTAcaataagctttttttaaatttactcaCCAAACGCAGGCATAGTTGCAAAAACGAATCCTCTTTTCTCGcaccaaaaagaaaaacttaagTCTTTGTTGAGGAAGGCTGGGAAAAAATGACGGAGCAAGTTAGCTAGCAGACTAGCTAAAACAGTAGGCAAAAAAGTGTGGTAAGCTAGCACGAAACGCTTTGTTTTTAAACCCTACAAGCCACCCCCTTTATGACGATTTAACACTCACAACAATAGccctcacatttacaagctaaccacTGGTCTAACACACGTTTTTTAAACACCTTTTTTACTATCGTCATATGGTACAAACCCCCTGCATTACGACCACAAGGGCAACATTTTAATACATGAATGACTAgatgaattaaatatctttgaacatccttaaacacaagatttgctttttaaatttaCTTACCACTTGTAGGTATTGCTGAAAAAACGAATCCTCGTTGCTTTCACCAAGAAGAAgtacaaaaaaagaacaactacagctgtctttgtttgtggaaaaaaatggtAGCAACATAGCTACCAGCCTAGCTAAAAAAGCAGATAAAAATGAGCTAGATAGCATGAAACAAAGGCTAAAAAACGATGTAACGGGTATTTTTGAAAAACGAAGCCTCGTTTGTGTGAGAAAAAAACTTTGTAACAAGCTCTAGCTTGTTACAGCTctgactagctagctaaaaactgcaggtaaaaagtTATCAGCTAGCTATGCACTATGACTGTGTGTCCTCGGTCGTTAGCTTGCGACTGGTAGAGACACATCAGCTCAAGGGCACTAGAGCCATAGACATAATAAAGAGTAGACGCCGCATCGAACGCTACTGCCTACTGGCGCTGACGAGCCGTGGGGCCGCCATCTTGGACCGGTCACCCGCTCCACTCAGTGTAATCTGTTTGGGAGGTGTAATGAGTTGTCAGCGCATCATACCTCACTGAATACCGAACTGATTTTcttgtggggttttttttgctgtaaagGTCATACGTGTACCTATGATACAGGACACATGGTTCGGCGTATTTTAATATTCATAGTGGGCTTAACAGTAATAGAATATTCTGATGTGTGATATTAAGTGACCAGACGTCCGAGATCAAAACTAGGAACATAATCCCcgaaaagggacaaaaacgaGGATCCAGTTTGACTATCTGATTGAAAAACCTAATGTTGtgtcttcaaaaacaaaacggGGACAGATgtagtttttttctgtatttagcCAGGGACAGGCAATCAAAAACGGTGACTGTCCCCTGAAAccggggacgtctggtcaccctatgatacacacacacaagggttgcacaatattgacaaaatgtgatattgcgatagcGATAtgaattttgatatttttcaacatatgtaaaattacaa from Perca fluviatilis chromosome 10, GENO_Pfluv_1.0, whole genome shotgun sequence includes the following:
- the LOC120567368 gene encoding uncharacterized protein LOC120567368, which gives rise to MPAFAKAATPKKDRRLKHKKISIEPYQEDFPPKRPPSAFVPVSPSPDTVSDDPNTAAEQLKAVADLVSLHLSSSKRDFTHSTPTPYNPPGVSIERGQKANPLQKTSDKTILAVEAGEGSEDTELTETVPTSHQPNRDALRKASEHTGLSETSLTSHQPNRGALQEAPGYNVGEYLFNCICSGEEGSDYVSCIPHTSDIPRQSDSFNHAGTVR